One stretch of Coprococcus phoceensis DNA includes these proteins:
- a CDS encoding Rep family protein produces MKKKASSSSTAKYKNMMYTQQMEHLPFRTREELEERIKTKLAPKKYAISEVHDKDIDEDGNPVKEHIHVMLCFQNARSLKNVASILGDKPQYLEKWDERANNGFAYLVHATSGAKVKAQYSPEKVLANFPYAEELKKQTLEVLKKKSRQKIDVLLDAYYNEEMTLDELEQELTGAQYGRYKKQIDTITSKILERHADIWRQDMLKNNRRVKVIWIYGAAGTGKTSLARSIAKQDGRAYYVSGSSRDVFQSYNGEHILILDELRSNVIPYHDLLRILDPFGNQERIMAPARYSDKSLACDLIIITTPFNPVDFYDEIFDDINTVDSLEQLVRRITITLYVNSDSISAVRYCQERRHYYAVPDAECDNPYSQKNRPDSEIDVLEEFNQMFK; encoded by the coding sequence ATGAAGAAAAAAGCTTCCAGTTCTTCCACTGCGAAATATAAAAACATGATGTACACTCAGCAGATGGAACATCTTCCTTTTCGCACACGTGAGGAATTAGAAGAAAGAATCAAGACAAAACTCGCCCCTAAAAAATATGCAATCAGTGAAGTACATGACAAAGACATTGATGAAGACGGAAATCCCGTTAAAGAACATATTCATGTTATGCTGTGTTTTCAAAATGCACGTTCATTGAAAAATGTAGCATCTATTTTAGGAGATAAACCACAGTATCTTGAAAAGTGGGATGAACGGGCGAACAATGGATTTGCTTATTTAGTCCACGCAACCAGTGGGGCGAAAGTAAAAGCACAGTATTCTCCTGAAAAGGTCTTGGCAAATTTTCCTTATGCGGAAGAATTGAAGAAACAGACATTAGAAGTATTAAAGAAAAAGAGCAGACAGAAAATTGATGTGCTTTTGGATGCTTATTACAACGAAGAAATGACCCTTGACGAACTGGAACAGGAACTGACAGGGGCACAATACGGAAGATATAAAAAACAGATTGACACTATCACAAGTAAAATTCTGGAACGCCATGCCGACATCTGGAGACAGGATATGTTAAAAAATAACCGTAGGGTTAAGGTAATCTGGATTTACGGAGCTGCAGGCACAGGGAAAACAAGTCTCGCTAGATCGATTGCGAAGCAGGACGGGCGGGCATATTACGTTTCAGGTTCCAGCAGGGATGTATTTCAGAGTTATAACGGAGAACATATTTTAATTCTGGATGAACTTCGTAGTAACGTTATTCCATATCACGATTTGCTTCGGATTCTTGACCCGTTTGGAAATCAAGAGCGTATCATGGCACCTGCAAGGTATTCTGATAAATCGTTAGCCTGTGACCTGATTATTATTACAACGCCATTCAATCCAGTGGATTTTTATGATGAAATTTTTGATGATATTAATACAGTAGATTCTTTGGAACAGTTGGTAAGAAGAATCACCATCACATTATATGTAAATAGTGATTCTATTTCCGCTGTTAGATATTGTCAGGAAAGAAGACATTATTATGCTGTTCCTGATGCAGAATGTGACAATCCATATTCTCAGAAAAATCGACCTGATTCGGAAATTGATGTTCTGGAAGAATTTAACCAGATGTTTAAATAA
- a CDS encoding tyrosine-type recombinase/integrase: MIKSGNGSLSESETLRQAMDCGILNLEEISERVQQMKRQEILAKHSYWCNTDGLWMTRFPDKQKGRITRKRKKKEDLEDLIIEYYEKLREKIYIKDVFEEWINSKRDYGEIQPQSYDRYCTDYKRFFSEKLPICKKEFSDITEDDLTDFIKSTIHNLGLTKKSYAGLRTLVRGIFKYGKDKKYTSLSMTQFFGDLELPNNIFEKRIINKETEVFNEDEIPVVISYLRNHADIWNLGLLLQFQTGMRIGEISALKREDIQQNGTLLVHRTEVKCKDESGKWTVYVKDTSKTDAGNRTIILPDNAKWTLDEILKLNPHGEYLFMNRGKRIRENTFNKRLSRVCEELRIGHRTSHKIRKTYGTTLLDCGVNESTVSEQLGHTDIATTRKYYYFSNKNTETKLKQINNAVNF; the protein is encoded by the coding sequence ATGATAAAATCAGGAAATGGCAGTCTCTCCGAAAGTGAAACTTTACGCCAAGCTATGGATTGTGGTATACTCAATCTGGAAGAAATCTCTGAGCGTGTTCAGCAGATGAAAAGACAGGAAATTCTCGCAAAACATTCTTATTGGTGTAATACGGACGGTTTATGGATGACACGTTTTCCAGACAAACAAAAAGGACGTATAACTCGCAAAAGGAAGAAGAAAGAAGACCTTGAAGACCTCATCATTGAATATTACGAAAAACTCAGAGAGAAAATCTATATCAAAGATGTATTTGAAGAATGGATAAATTCCAAAAGAGATTATGGAGAAATCCAACCACAGTCCTATGACAGATATTGTACAGACTATAAACGATTTTTTTCAGAAAAACTTCCAATTTGCAAGAAAGAGTTTTCTGACATTACAGAGGATGATTTAACGGATTTCATTAAATCTACCATCCACAATTTAGGTTTGACTAAAAAATCTTATGCAGGTTTGAGGACTTTAGTCCGAGGTATCTTTAAATACGGTAAGGATAAAAAATACACTAGCCTTAGCATGACACAATTTTTCGGAGATTTGGAACTGCCAAATAATATCTTTGAAAAAAGAATCATTAACAAGGAAACCGAAGTGTTTAATGAAGATGAAATCCCAGTCGTTATAAGTTACCTCAGAAACCATGCAGACATCTGGAATCTTGGACTGCTTTTGCAGTTTCAGACAGGTATGCGTATTGGTGAAATCTCAGCTTTAAAGCGTGAAGATATTCAACAGAACGGAACACTTTTAGTACATCGAACGGAAGTCAAATGTAAAGATGAATCTGGAAAATGGACAGTTTATGTGAAAGATACATCTAAAACAGATGCAGGAAATCGCACTATCATCTTACCAGACAATGCAAAGTGGACATTAGACGAAATATTAAAGCTGAATCCTCACGGGGAATATCTTTTTATGAACCGTGGAAAGCGTATAAGGGAAAATACTTTTAATAAACGTCTTTCAAGGGTCTGTGAGGAACTGAGGATTGGACATCGTACATCCCATAAAATCAGAAAAACTTACGGAACAACACTTTTAGATTGCGGAGTGAATGAAAGTACAGTGTCGGAGCAACTCGGACACACTGACATAGCCACAACCCGGAAATACTATTATTTC